GGAGGCCGGTCTCGGTCATCTCAAAAACGCCGATCTCGTTGGTTGAACCAAACCGGTTCTTCACGGCGCGCAGGATGCGCAGGGCCTGCTTCCCCTCACCCTCGAAATACAGCACGGTATCAACGAGATGTTCCAGCATGCGCGGCCCGGCTATCGAGCCGTCTTTCGTGACATGGCCGACAAGAAAAACCGGCGTGCCCGATTTCTTGGCCAGGCGAAGAAACTCGCTTGCGCAATCCCTCACCTGGGAGATGCTCCCCGGCACGCCAGGCGATTCGGCCGAATACACCGATTGGATGGAATCCACCACGACCAAGCTGTACGCGCCCTCCAGCACGTATCTTGATATGGCCGTCAGCTCCGTTTCTGTCAGCATGAGGAGGTTGTCGGAGAGGGTTCCGAGACGCCGCGCGCGGAGCTGCGACTGGCTGAAAGATTCCTCGCCGGACACGTAAAGCACCGGCTGCCCTCCCGTCGCCAAGCCGTGAGAGATTTGCAGCATAATCGTCGATTTGCCAATGCCAGGGTCGCCCCCCACAAGGGTCAGGGACCCCGCCACAATCCCTCCGCCCAGAACGCGGTCGCACTCCGCGATGCCCGTGGAAATCCGTGCAGGCGGCTCCCGGCCTTGCTCGGTCACAGGAATCGGTTTGCCGCCGTCACTTATCGTTGTGCGGACGTGCTTGCCGGCTTCCACGAAGGGTTCTTCGATAACCGTGTTCCACTGTCCGCAGTCCGTGCAGCGGCCGACCCAGCGCATGTAGGTCGCGCCGCACTTCTGGCACACAAATGTCGATTTGGTCTTGGCCACCAGGAGATTCCCGTGAGAAGTTGCTCGTGCCTTGAAACCACGATCTCTACAGGTTTACCGCCGCACAGGAGGCTCATAACGCCTGAAGAATACCAGATGAGAAAGGCCCAATAAAGCACCCGTATATCTTTGAACACCAGCTATGTCTTCAGGAACGCCTGCAGTTTGGTCCGGAAATCTTCGGACGATATCTCGGTCCCTGAAGCAGAGTAAACGATATTGCCGCTTGTGTCCTGCAGGACGATTGAAGGAACAGCCTTCACACCGTACTTGATAACGGCCGGATCCTCTTGGGAATACAGAACACGGATGTTGATGAATTCGGCTAATGCCTTCTGGGCAAACGGCGTCTGAAAGACCGTTTCTTCAAGTCTTGAAGATTCTTCCGCGCCATCGTAAAAGAAGATGCACACAGGGCGCTTGTACTGCGAGGCGATATTCATTCCCTCGTCATACTTGTAGTACCACTGTACGGGCTGGGGCGGGGAATCGTCCGGGCTGAGGTCACCTGAGTCCGTTGCAGTATCCGATGAAGACATGCCGGTCTTCACCTTGCCGATTACGAAAGGAAATCCTATCAAGAGTATCAATAGCACGCCAACAACGCAGGCCAGGGTCACGTAGAACCGCTTATTGGACGAGCGCCGTGGCATCTCGGCAAAATCCGGCGCGGGGGAGGGGGCGCTGGGAGCCGCCGCCGCTCCACTCTGCCGGGTCGCGTCGTGACCCATCAGGCTTGCCAAATCCGTTGGACCCTCTTGGATAGCGCCATGCTCGCGCCGCAGACGGTTCAGAAGAGCCTGCGATTTCTGATCGTTATGCATGGCCACCGCCTGTTCGCAGATACGGATGGCCTCCAAAGGACGCTGCAGTTCGGCCAGACACATGGCCCGGCCATAGAGAACGTCCTTTTGATCCGGGAACGCGGCGTTGATTTCGTCCAGCATGATCAGCGCCTCGGGATACCGTTTTTGCGCAAACAGCGTCTTTGACTGCTGAAACTTCTGGGCCGCCTCTTGACTCGTCATAGCGGATTCTCCCTCAAATTCAATCGGCTGGTCTGGGGATCTGGCTTCAGTATACACGTTTCCCGCTGGGTCACCTCAATTGCGCGATGTGCTTGGCGGGACCAGCCAGATGAAGGCTGGGGAAGCGTCAAGTGGCTCACGCGGTCCCGTATATGGTATGTATAAGCCCCTCATGTGTCACAAATGAAGAGGAAAGGTGGAACACACTGATGGAACCCCTGCGATTCTTGACTGGCGGACAGGTTCGCGCCCTCGAGCGTGAGTTCGGCACCCCTGTGTACGTATACGATGCGGCAACCCTTGAAAACCAGGCCCAACAGGTCCTCCATTTCCCGAATCCCTTCGGGCTGACAGCACGGTTTGCCATGAAGGCCCTGCCGACGGGTGCTATTCTCCGGCTGCTCCATGACCTCGGGCTTCACATTGACGCCAGTAGCGGCTACGAAGCCTCGCGTGCGATGAAGGCGGGAATTCCGCCACAACATATCCAGCTGACGGCCCAGGAAATGCCCGGAAACCTGGCAGAGCTGGTCAGGGCGGGGGTTCAGTTCAATGCGTGCTCCCTGGCACAGCTTGCCGCCTTTGGAGAGCTGTTTCCGGGCGCCTCTTTAGGCGTACGT
The Candidatus Hydrogenedentota bacterium DNA segment above includes these coding regions:
- the radA gene encoding DNA repair protein RadA, whose amino-acid sequence is MAKTKSTFVCQKCGATYMRWVGRCTDCGQWNTVIEEPFVEAGKHVRTTISDGGKPIPVTEQGREPPARISTGIAECDRVLGGGIVAGSLTLVGGDPGIGKSTIMLQISHGLATGGQPVLYVSGEESFSQSQLRARRLGTLSDNLLMLTETELTAISRYVLEGAYSLVVVDSIQSVYSAESPGVPGSISQVRDCASEFLRLAKKSGTPVFLVGHVTKDGSIAGPRMLEHLVDTVLYFEGEGKQALRILRAVKNRFGSTNEIGVFEMTETGLQEVPNPSALFLNERPEGVSGSIVLPSVEGTRPLLVEVQALVCGSNLGSPRRTVTGVNPNRVSLILAVLEKRAGLHFADRDVFVNVAGGVRLDEPAADLAIALALVSSFMEAPAAPHLTAFGEIGLAGEVRGVDMVRQRVSEASKFGFTTCILPKSSAQDAEDARTTVWPVGRVSQAIEIAMER